The stretch of DNA ACTTCAAGTATTTAGTCCACGGTCCATTGTCCATGGTCCATTGTCTCCAAACAGAAACCCCGCTCCTTCTATGAAAGAAGCGGGGTTTTCTTCAAGTTCTTAATCAAACGACCTTATTTCTGTACAAAGTCGTCACGACGATTTTGCCACCAGCAACTTTCGTTATGCTCGGTGCAAACCGGTTTCTCTTCTCCGTAACTAACTGTGGAGAGTTTGTCTTTTCCAACACCCAAATTGATGAGGTATTTTTGGGCGGACTTGGCTCTTCTGTCACCCAAAGCGATGTTATATTCTGATGTCCCTCTCTCATCGCAATTTCCTTGGATCTGAACATTAGCCTTTGCGTTCTTGTTTAACCAATCCGCATTGGCCTTTAACTTCGCTTCAGCATCCGTTTTGATATCGGATTTATCAAAGTCGAAATAGATGCTTTGCAATTTCTCCACCTTCTTTGTCTTCGTGGTTTGCTGGGCGCATCCGACAGCAACCACGCTTAATGCCAGTACTGCCAAACTCCATTTGAAACTTTTCATACCTGCCTCCTTGGGGAATAATTAAAAAAGTTCTATGATTAAAAGAGCTTACCCGATGAATTTAAGGAAGCCCTCATTGAAAGTCAAGGGTAATTTCAAAAATTGGAGCTTCTCTTTTTAAAAAAAATGAGAGAAGATGCGCTTCAACATTATCTGAATATGAAAAACACTCTCATTGTCATCGCGGATCGTTCCACTCTGGCACATAATCTCTACAAAGTGCTTCTGAAACCTCTGGGCTTGAGAGTTTTGTTTTATCAAACCGTAAAAGACCTCAAAGAAAATCTTAATCCCAAATTAAATTGCCGCGCTCTTCTCATCAACAGCAATATCTTTGGGAATCATTTCGATTATCACTGGGAGTGGATGCAAAAAGAGCCGCAATTGAAAAATATGACGAAAATTTTTCTGTGTGGTCCGGGCGAGAAAAAAATCCAGACGCACCTTAAAACATTGTCGCACAATCATTTGGTGACAAAACCCTTTTCGCCGGATTCTCTCGAAGAAATTTTAAAACGTGTTACGAGGAAAAAACGATGACACTTTTTTCACACAATGAAAAACGTCTTTCTCTCCGGCGCAAATGGCGTTCCAAAATCGTCTTTGAAGATGAATTTGGAGAAGGATTGATTTATCTCTATTCCAAAGACATCAGTCTGGGGGGGGTATTTTTGGACAGGCCACCTCCATTACAACTGGGAGCCTTTCTATTTCTCTCATTTACATTGCCGGGTAAGAAAAAACCTCTCCGCATGACCGGTCAGGTGGTCCGTTTTATAGAACACCCGGTCCAATCCAAATCAGAGACACCAAAAACCAAAATCGGGGCCGGCGTTCGTTTTGTCGATTTAGACCCCACCACGTTTCAACAACTCTCCGAATTTATAAGGCAGCAATCGTAAATATGGCGAGCGCAAAACAAAATGTCCGATTTCTTTTTGTCATTCCCGCGAAGCTTGTCCCTGCAGGCAGTAGGCAGGGAGCGGGAATCCAGACGTCGTCCCGACGAAAGTCGGGAACCAGAAATAAATTACTGGATCCCTGCCTTCGCAGGGATGACAAACTTGTATACGCAAAAACGGACATTTTGTTTTGCGCTCGCTATAACTATTAAAGATGGCTGGAGATTTTTTCGAGGTCTTCTAGATCGGCGATGTCGTCAAATACATCGGGGATGAAACTGGCATGGGGCATTTCTGAAAGAAGAGTGTTCATTTTTAATTGCAGTTGTGAATTCAGGTGCTGTTGACCTTCAAGCCATTTTGCAAGGGATTGCCAAAAAGGTTCTTTTTGTTTTTGAACCGACTCCAGATATTTTTTTACCTTCTTCTCACGATCAAAAAAATACGGGACGCGATTGACAAGCACTCCTTCCAAAAGAAATCCCAAGCGATCCATCTCT from Deltaproteobacteria bacterium encodes:
- the pal gene encoding peptidoglycan-associated lipoprotein Pal, translated to MKSFKWSLAVLALSVVAVGCAQQTTKTKKVEKLQSIYFDFDKSDIKTDAEAKLKANADWLNKNAKANVQIQGNCDERGTSEYNIALGDRRAKSAQKYLINLGVGKDKLSTVSYGEEKPVCTEHNESCWWQNRRDDFVQK
- a CDS encoding PilZ domain-containing protein, with translation MTLFSHNEKRLSLRRKWRSKIVFEDEFGEGLIYLYSKDISLGGVFLDRPPPLQLGAFLFLSFTLPGKKKPLRMTGQVVRFIEHPVQSKSETPKTKIGAGVRFVDLDPTTFQQLSEFIRQQS